One genomic window of Branchiostoma floridae strain S238N-H82 chromosome 4, Bfl_VNyyK, whole genome shotgun sequence includes the following:
- the LOC118414296 gene encoding stress-induced-phosphoprotein 1-like isoform X6, which produces MSPQDMFDLFARIFMASRLSGFNPYNGHFESDSSDYTSDDGDTDILNIMADKIKQRVDARRFNKQPDVGRPAHRLTEDQARKNAEELIAEEEKRKKAAEKRRAKKKRRKEKKRQEKEKKEKVDEKIVEPEEGEEEDTDEPEDADSKKSFHQTDKIVANGKVESSTKNPMSDSRSKKKKKDSKRVVDESSSSEEEEPFFDPNSAFVANAAKKSVQAAAASSSKSAGPSKKEKAVNGQERGRKERKEQEEETIEELDPVVLKSRQIAVRGNEMANHGHYGNAVELFTAAIKLDPSDFRFFGNRSYCFDRMGLYDKALSDAGKAIDIAPDWPKGYFRKGRALAGLKLFADAERAFEKVLKLDRNCEDAMQELLRVRTQQLMEMGFSRQQSEHAIRVHGTVQAALDSLLAGVVQESSLSQEVYLSDEEFDHYSNVPTFTEVLPSGTARAGSTKPPVDGVTALWVGNVLPKVKEEQIRKLFKKYGEITSVRMLSDRYCCFVNFRSKDAAELALKGLQGHELEGQHLLIKYPDNPIVNGQRTTVLRKTNITVPTTTPTNSTTTVKPTSAIPQQPKAKQPSNNQKSQANREQQREQQQSRGKANPAMQVATAQQNSMRTEQPTQALELDKKSGPVKTTKGDECYFWRTTGCHFGDRCIYQHIPESKGCEKKPWHK; this is translated from the exons ATGAGTCCT CAAGACATGTTTGACCTGTTTGCAAGGATCTTCATGGCCAGCCGGCTTA GTGGCTTCAACCCTTATAACGGCCACTTTGAATCAGACAGCAGTGACTACACATCTGATGATGGGGATACAGACATTCTCAACATCATGGCTGACAAAATCAAACAGAGAGTAGATGCACGGAGATTCAACAAACAGCCGG ATGTTGGCAGACCTGCTCATAGATTGACAGAAGAT CAAGCTAGAAAAAATGCAGAGGAACTTATAGCTGAAGAGGAGAAAAGGAAAAAGGCAGCAGAGAAGAGAAGAGCTAAGAAAAAG agaagaaaggaaaagaaaagacaagaaaaggaaaagaaagaaaaagtagaTGAAAAAATTGTAGAACCAGAAGAAGGAGAAGAG GAAGATACAGATGAGCCAGAAGATGCAGATAGTAAAAAGTCCTTCCACCAAACAGATAAGATAGTAGCAAATGGGAAAGTTGAGTCTTCCACAAAAAATCCCATGAGTGATAGCAGaagtaaaaagaagaaaaaggataGCAAAAG AGTTGTAGATGAGTCCTCATCTTCAGAAGAAGAG GAGCCTTTTTTCGACCCAAATAGTGCATTTGTGGCCAATGCTGCCAAGAAAAGTGTGCAAGCTGCAGCAGCATCCAGCAGCAAAAGTGCAGGTCCCTCTAAAAAAGAAAAGGCAGTTAATGGCCAGGAGAGAggtagaaaagagagaaaagagcaagaagaagaaaca ATAGAAGAGCTAGACCCAGTAGTTTTAAAAAGCAGACAGATTGCAG TACGTGGAAATGAGATGGCAAACCATGGGCATTATGGTAATGCAGTAGAACTCTTCACAGCAGCCATTAAGTTGGACCCCTCAGACTTCAG GTTCTTTGGGAATCGATCCTACTGCTTTGACAGGATGGGCCTCTATGACAAGGCTCTGTCGGATGCAGGGAAAGCCATAGATATCGCCCCGGACTGGCCAAAAGGATACTTCAGAAAAGGTCGTGCCTTGGCAGGATTAAAA TTATTTGCAGATGCCGAACGAGCATTTGAAAAGGTGCTAAAACTGGACAGGAACTGTGAAGATGCCATGCAAGAACTTCTAAGAGTCAGGACTCAGCAGCTTATG GAAATGGGATTCTCCCGCCAACAGAGCGAACATGCAATCCGGGTGCATGGAACAGTTCAGGCAGCTTTAGACTCTCTACTAGCAGGTGTTG TTCAGGAATCTAGTCTCTCTCAAGAAGTTTACCTGTCTGATGAAGAATTTGACCACTATAGCAACGTGCCTACATTCACAGAAGTCCTCCCATCGGGGACAGCCAGGGCTGGCAG TACAAAGCCTCCAGTGGACGGTGTAACAGCTCTCTGGGTGGGCAATGTACTtcctaaagtcaaagaagagcAAATAAGAAAATTATTCAAAAA ATATGGGGAGATCACAAGTGTGCGCATGCTGTCCGACAGATACTGCTGCTTTGTCAACTTCAGATCAAAAGATGCTGCAGAGTTGGCATTGAAAGGGCTACAG GGACATGAGTTAGAAGGCCAACACCTACTGATAAAGTACCCGGACAACCCCATAGTTAACGGACAGCGCACCACAGTCCTGAGGAAAACAAACATCACCGTCCCCACAACAACACCAACCAACAGCACCACCACAGTCAAGCCCACCTCTGCTATCCCACAACAGCCCAAAGCTAAACAACCTTCCAACAATCAGAAGAGCCAAGCTAACAGGGAACAGCAACGGGAACAACAGCAGTCACG GGGGAAAGCAAACCCGGCCATGCAGGTGGCCACTGCTCAGCAGAACAGCAT GAGGACAGAACAGCCCACCCAGGCACTAGAATT GGACAAGAAGTCAGGGCCAGTAAAAACAACCAAAGGGGATGAGTGTTACTTCTGGCGGACCACAGGTTGTCATTTTGGGGACCGCTGCATCTACCAGCACATTCCAGAGAGCAAGGGCTGTGAGAAGAAGCCCTGGCATAAATAG